The proteins below are encoded in one region of Castor canadensis chromosome 6, mCasCan1.hap1v2, whole genome shotgun sequence:
- the Ap5z1 gene encoding AP-5 complex subunit zeta-1 isoform X4: protein MFTAGAESLLHQARGIQDEELQRFCFRVSKLLQDDPGPAAVDALQRLFLIVSATKYPRRLEKSCVDLLQTTLCLPTCPEQLQVLCAAILREMSPSDSLSLSCDLAQNTRQLSLVASVLLAQGDRQQEVRSVAQHIFTVLESRQHEGPSPRHLLPVLSKIMGLAPGTFQEDQTNLLSKRLVDWLRYASVQQALPHSGGLFSTPRARQPGPITEVDGAVASDFFTVLSMGQHFTEDQWLNVQGFSLLRAWLLHSGPEDPGSLDTGAPHERQRTEDKSELEGSTLSVLSAASTASRLLPPRERLREVTFEYCQRLVEQSNRRALRKGDSDLQKAEPSFLYRALACLKALHARLGADPGPGPDPGSECTLLPLAQFFLSHGEAAAVDAEVIYQQLLTRLPAERFHSPTLAFEVVRFCVDNVTLLHARLPGLLRPSFPSLFKFLAWHSPPLTAEFVVLLPALVDPGTAVEVLHALLDLPCLTAALDLQLRSSQATSDRPLWDVSLRVPSCLEAFRDPQFQGLFQHLLRTKASGSAERLMPLHQVLQPMASCARVIQCAEAVPTLLQAFFSAVTQFADAALTRQLALVVLERSDSLYRVPQYQARVHRALSSQLLVLCKLRPSLVVELSRELLGFVGSVGSLRGDASMLTCVVWAIGEHLSLACDKRCTVEQINKFFEALEALLFEVTQSRPSADLPRCPPQVITALMTTLTKLASRSQDLIPRVSLFLSKMRTLAQSHATSSAHSEDAGAICTRATELLALLKMPSVVQFVLTPSTEVCHPRYHRDTNTALPLALRTVSRLVEKEASLLG from the exons ATGTTCACTGCTGGCGCGGAGAGTCTGCTCCACCAGGCCAG GGGGATCCAGGATGAGGAGCTGCAGAGGTTCTGCTTCAGGGTCAGTAAGCTGCTACAGGACGACCCTGGGCCTGCTGCTGTGGATGCCCTGCAGCGGCTCTTCCTCATTGTCTCGGCCACCAAGTACCCCCGGAG GCTGGAGAAGTCATGTGTGGACCTGCTGCAGACCACCCTCTGCTTGCCCACTTGCCCGGAGCAGCTCCAGGTCCTCTGTGCCGCCATCCTGAGAGAGATGTCCCCCTCTGACAGTCTGAGCCTGTCCTGTGACCTCGCCCAGAACACCCGGCAGCTGAGCCTCGTGGCCTCTGTGCTGCTGGCCCAG GGCGACAGACAACAGGAGGTCAGAAGCGTGGCCCAGCACATCTTCACAGTCCTCGAGAGCCGGCAGCATGAGGGGCCCAGTCCCAGACACCTCCTCCCTGTGCTGTCCAAGATCATGGGCCTTGCCCCCGGCACCTTCCAGGAAG ACCAGACCAATCTGCTCAGCAAgaggctggtggactggctgcGCTACGCCAGCGTCCAGCAAGCACTCCCGCACTCAGGGGGCCTCTTCTCAACACCCCGGGCCCGGCAG CCGGGCCCGATCACGGAGGTGGACGGGGCGGTGGCCTCAGACTTCTTCACGGTGCTGTCCATGGGCCAGCACTTCACGGAGGACCAGTGGCTGAACGTGCAGGGCTTCTCCCTGCTGCGGGCCTGGCTGCTGCACAGCGGCCCCGAGGACCCAGGCAGCCTGGACACAGGTGCACCCCACGAGAGGCAAAGGACAG AGGACAAGTCGGAGCTGGAGGGCTCCACCCTGTCCGTGCTGTCCGCTGCCTCCACGGCCAGCCGTCTGCTGCCCCCGCGGGAGCGGCTGAGGGAGGTGACCTTCGAGTACTGCCAGCGCCTGGTGGAGCAGAGCAACCGGC GAGCCCTGAGGAAGGGGGACTCGGACCTGCAGAAAGCT GAGCCGTCCTTCCTGTACCGCGCCCTGGCCTGCCTGAAGGCCCTGCACGCGCGTCTGGGCGCCgaccccggccccggccccgacCCCGGCAGCGAGTGCACACTGCTGCCCCTCGCCCAGTTCTTCCTGAGCCACG GTGAGGCGGCAGCCGTGGACGCAGAAGTCATCTACCAGCAGCTGCTCACCAGGCTGCCCGCCGAGCGCTTCCACAGCCCCACGCTGGCCTTTGAGGTCGTGCGGTTCTGCGTGGACAACGTCACCCTGCTCCATGCGCGCCTGCCCGGCCTCCTCAGACCCAGCTTCCCCAGTCTCTTCAAG TTCCTGGCCTGGCACAGTCCGCCCCTCACTGCCGAGTTTGTGGTGCTGCTCCCAGCTCTGGTGGACCCCGGCACGGCTGTGGAAGTGCTGCACGCGCTGCTGGACCTGCCTTGCCTGACTGCTGCCCTGGACCTGCAGCTCAG GTCCTCACAGGCCACTTCCGACAGGCCGCTCTGGGACGTCTCCCTCAGGGTCCCCAGCTGCCTGGAGGCCTTCAGGGATCCCCAGTTCCAGGGCCTTTTCCAACACCTGCTACGTACCAAGGCCAGCGGCTCTGCGGAGAG GCTGATGCCACTCCACCAGGTCCTGCAGCCCATGGCCAGCTGTGCCCGGGTGATCCAGTGCGCTGAGGCTGTGCCCACCCTGCTCCAGGCGTTCTTCTCAGCCGTGACCCAG TTTGCTGACGCGGCCCTGACGAGGCAGCTGGCGCTGGTGGTCCTGGAGAGAAGCGACTCGCTGTACCGGGTCCCGCAGTACCAGGCGCGCGTGCACAG GGCGCTGAGCTCCCAGCTACTGGTGCTGTGCAAGCTGAGGCCGTCGCTGGTGGTGGAGCTGTCCCGGGAGCTGCTGGGCTTTGTGGGGAGTGTGGGCAGCCTCCGTGGTGACGCCAGCATGCTCACCTGCGTG GTGTGGGCCATCGGCGAGCACCTGTCGCTGGCCTGTGACAAGCGCTGCACTGTGGAGCAGATCAACAAGTTCTTCGAAGCTTTAGAGGCCCTGCTGTTCGAGGTCACCCAGTCCCGTCCCTCGGCTGACCTGCCGAGGTGTCCCCCGCAGGTCATCACGGCGCTCATGACCACACTGACCAAGCTGGCCTCACGGAGCCAAGACCTGATCCCCAG GGTGTCTCTGTTCCTGTCCAAGATGAGGACACTGGCTCAGAGCCACGCCACCAGCTCTGCGCACAGCGAGGACGCAGGCGCCATCTGCACCCGGGCCACCGAGCTGCTGGCCCTGCTGAAGATGCCGAGCGTGGTCCAGTTTGTGCTCACACCCAGCACCGAGGTGTGCCACCCCCGCTACCACCGCGACACCAACACAGCCCTGCCCCTGGCCCTGCGCACAGTCAGCCGACTGGTGGAGAAGGAGGCCAGCCTGCTAGGATGA
- the Ap5z1 gene encoding AP-5 complex subunit zeta-1 isoform X3 has product MFTAGAESLLHQARGIQDEELQRFCFRVSKLLQDDPGPAAVDALQRLFLIVSATKYPRRLEKSCVDLLQTTLCLPTCPEQLQVLCAAILREMSPSDSLSLSCDLAQNTRQLSLVASVLLAQGDRQQEVRSVAQHIFTVLESRQHEGPSPRHLLPVLSKIMGLAPGTFQEDQTNLLSKRLVDWLRYASVQQALPHSGGLFSTPRARQPGPITEVDGAVASDFFTVLSMGQHFTEDQWLNVQGFSLLRAWLLHSGPEDPGSLDTEDKSELEGSTLSVLSAASTASRLLPPRERLREVTFEYCQRLVEQSNRRALRKGDSDLQKACLVEAVLVLDVLCRQEPSFLYRALACLKALHARLGADPGPGPDPGSECTLLPLAQFFLSHGEAAAVDAEVIYQQLLTRLPAERFHSPTLAFEVVRFCVDNVTLLHARLPGLLRPSFPSLFKFLAWHSPPLTAEFVVLLPALVDPGTAVEVLHALLDLPCLTAALDLQLRSSQATSDRPLWDVSLRVPSCLEAFRDPQFQGLFQHLLRTKASGSAERLMPLHQVLQPMASCARVIQCAEAVPTLLQAFFSAVTQFADAALTRQLALVVLERSDSLYRVPQYQARVHRALSSQLLVLCKLRPSLVVELSRELLGFVGSVGSLRGDASMLTCVVWAIGEHLSLACDKRCTVEQINKFFEALEALLFEVTQSRPSADLPRCPPQVITALMTTLTKLASRSQDLIPRVSLFLSKMRTLAQSHATSSAHSEDAGAICTRATELLALLKMPSVVQFVLTPSTEVCHPRYHRDTNTALPLALRTVSRLVEKEASLLG; this is encoded by the exons ATGTTCACTGCTGGCGCGGAGAGTCTGCTCCACCAGGCCAG GGGGATCCAGGATGAGGAGCTGCAGAGGTTCTGCTTCAGGGTCAGTAAGCTGCTACAGGACGACCCTGGGCCTGCTGCTGTGGATGCCCTGCAGCGGCTCTTCCTCATTGTCTCGGCCACCAAGTACCCCCGGAG GCTGGAGAAGTCATGTGTGGACCTGCTGCAGACCACCCTCTGCTTGCCCACTTGCCCGGAGCAGCTCCAGGTCCTCTGTGCCGCCATCCTGAGAGAGATGTCCCCCTCTGACAGTCTGAGCCTGTCCTGTGACCTCGCCCAGAACACCCGGCAGCTGAGCCTCGTGGCCTCTGTGCTGCTGGCCCAG GGCGACAGACAACAGGAGGTCAGAAGCGTGGCCCAGCACATCTTCACAGTCCTCGAGAGCCGGCAGCATGAGGGGCCCAGTCCCAGACACCTCCTCCCTGTGCTGTCCAAGATCATGGGCCTTGCCCCCGGCACCTTCCAGGAAG ACCAGACCAATCTGCTCAGCAAgaggctggtggactggctgcGCTACGCCAGCGTCCAGCAAGCACTCCCGCACTCAGGGGGCCTCTTCTCAACACCCCGGGCCCGGCAG CCGGGCCCGATCACGGAGGTGGACGGGGCGGTGGCCTCAGACTTCTTCACGGTGCTGTCCATGGGCCAGCACTTCACGGAGGACCAGTGGCTGAACGTGCAGGGCTTCTCCCTGCTGCGGGCCTGGCTGCTGCACAGCGGCCCCGAGGACCCAGGCAGCCTGGACACAG AGGACAAGTCGGAGCTGGAGGGCTCCACCCTGTCCGTGCTGTCCGCTGCCTCCACGGCCAGCCGTCTGCTGCCCCCGCGGGAGCGGCTGAGGGAGGTGACCTTCGAGTACTGCCAGCGCCTGGTGGAGCAGAGCAACCGGC GAGCCCTGAGGAAGGGGGACTCGGACCTGCAGAAAGCT TGCCTGGTGGAGGCCGTGCTGGTGCTGGACGTGCTGTGTCGGCAGGAGCCGTCCTTCCTGTACCGCGCCCTGGCCTGCCTGAAGGCCCTGCACGCGCGTCTGGGCGCCgaccccggccccggccccgacCCCGGCAGCGAGTGCACACTGCTGCCCCTCGCCCAGTTCTTCCTGAGCCACG GTGAGGCGGCAGCCGTGGACGCAGAAGTCATCTACCAGCAGCTGCTCACCAGGCTGCCCGCCGAGCGCTTCCACAGCCCCACGCTGGCCTTTGAGGTCGTGCGGTTCTGCGTGGACAACGTCACCCTGCTCCATGCGCGCCTGCCCGGCCTCCTCAGACCCAGCTTCCCCAGTCTCTTCAAG TTCCTGGCCTGGCACAGTCCGCCCCTCACTGCCGAGTTTGTGGTGCTGCTCCCAGCTCTGGTGGACCCCGGCACGGCTGTGGAAGTGCTGCACGCGCTGCTGGACCTGCCTTGCCTGACTGCTGCCCTGGACCTGCAGCTCAG GTCCTCACAGGCCACTTCCGACAGGCCGCTCTGGGACGTCTCCCTCAGGGTCCCCAGCTGCCTGGAGGCCTTCAGGGATCCCCAGTTCCAGGGCCTTTTCCAACACCTGCTACGTACCAAGGCCAGCGGCTCTGCGGAGAG GCTGATGCCACTCCACCAGGTCCTGCAGCCCATGGCCAGCTGTGCCCGGGTGATCCAGTGCGCTGAGGCTGTGCCCACCCTGCTCCAGGCGTTCTTCTCAGCCGTGACCCAG TTTGCTGACGCGGCCCTGACGAGGCAGCTGGCGCTGGTGGTCCTGGAGAGAAGCGACTCGCTGTACCGGGTCCCGCAGTACCAGGCGCGCGTGCACAG GGCGCTGAGCTCCCAGCTACTGGTGCTGTGCAAGCTGAGGCCGTCGCTGGTGGTGGAGCTGTCCCGGGAGCTGCTGGGCTTTGTGGGGAGTGTGGGCAGCCTCCGTGGTGACGCCAGCATGCTCACCTGCGTG GTGTGGGCCATCGGCGAGCACCTGTCGCTGGCCTGTGACAAGCGCTGCACTGTGGAGCAGATCAACAAGTTCTTCGAAGCTTTAGAGGCCCTGCTGTTCGAGGTCACCCAGTCCCGTCCCTCGGCTGACCTGCCGAGGTGTCCCCCGCAGGTCATCACGGCGCTCATGACCACACTGACCAAGCTGGCCTCACGGAGCCAAGACCTGATCCCCAG GGTGTCTCTGTTCCTGTCCAAGATGAGGACACTGGCTCAGAGCCACGCCACCAGCTCTGCGCACAGCGAGGACGCAGGCGCCATCTGCACCCGGGCCACCGAGCTGCTGGCCCTGCTGAAGATGCCGAGCGTGGTCCAGTTTGTGCTCACACCCAGCACCGAGGTGTGCCACCCCCGCTACCACCGCGACACCAACACAGCCCTGCCCCTGGCCCTGCGCACAGTCAGCCGACTGGTGGAGAAGGAGGCCAGCCTGCTAGGATGA
- the Ap5z1 gene encoding AP-5 complex subunit zeta-1 isoform X2 translates to MFTAGAESLLHQARGIQDEELQRFCFRVSKLLQDDPGPAAVDALQRLFLIVSATKYPRRLEKSCVDLLQTTLCLPTCPEQLQVLCAAILREMSPSDSLSLSCDLAQNTRQLSLVASVLLAQGDRQQEVRSVAQHIFTVLESRQHEGPSPRHLLPVLSKIMGLAPGTFQEDQTNLLSKRLVDWLRYASVQQALPHSGGLFSTPRARQPGPITEVDGAVASDFFTVLSMGQHFTEDQWLNVQGFSLLRAWLLHSGPEDPGSLDTGAPHERQRTEDKSELEGSTLSVLSAASTASRLLPPRERLREVTFEYCQRLVEQSNRRALRKGDSDLQKAAVLVLDVLCRQEPSFLYRALACLKALHARLGADPGPGPDPGSECTLLPLAQFFLSHGEAAAVDAEVIYQQLLTRLPAERFHSPTLAFEVVRFCVDNVTLLHARLPGLLRPSFPSLFKFLAWHSPPLTAEFVVLLPALVDPGTAVEVLHALLDLPCLTAALDLQLRSSQATSDRPLWDVSLRVPSCLEAFRDPQFQGLFQHLLRTKASGSAERLMPLHQVLQPMASCARVIQCAEAVPTLLQAFFSAVTQFADAALTRQLALVVLERSDSLYRVPQYQARVHRALSSQLLVLCKLRPSLVVELSRELLGFVGSVGSLRGDASMLTCVVWAIGEHLSLACDKRCTVEQINKFFEALEALLFEVTQSRPSADLPRCPPQVITALMTTLTKLASRSQDLIPRVSLFLSKMRTLAQSHATSSAHSEDAGAICTRATELLALLKMPSVVQFVLTPSTEVCHPRYHRDTNTALPLALRTVSRLVEKEASLLG, encoded by the exons ATGTTCACTGCTGGCGCGGAGAGTCTGCTCCACCAGGCCAG GGGGATCCAGGATGAGGAGCTGCAGAGGTTCTGCTTCAGGGTCAGTAAGCTGCTACAGGACGACCCTGGGCCTGCTGCTGTGGATGCCCTGCAGCGGCTCTTCCTCATTGTCTCGGCCACCAAGTACCCCCGGAG GCTGGAGAAGTCATGTGTGGACCTGCTGCAGACCACCCTCTGCTTGCCCACTTGCCCGGAGCAGCTCCAGGTCCTCTGTGCCGCCATCCTGAGAGAGATGTCCCCCTCTGACAGTCTGAGCCTGTCCTGTGACCTCGCCCAGAACACCCGGCAGCTGAGCCTCGTGGCCTCTGTGCTGCTGGCCCAG GGCGACAGACAACAGGAGGTCAGAAGCGTGGCCCAGCACATCTTCACAGTCCTCGAGAGCCGGCAGCATGAGGGGCCCAGTCCCAGACACCTCCTCCCTGTGCTGTCCAAGATCATGGGCCTTGCCCCCGGCACCTTCCAGGAAG ACCAGACCAATCTGCTCAGCAAgaggctggtggactggctgcGCTACGCCAGCGTCCAGCAAGCACTCCCGCACTCAGGGGGCCTCTTCTCAACACCCCGGGCCCGGCAG CCGGGCCCGATCACGGAGGTGGACGGGGCGGTGGCCTCAGACTTCTTCACGGTGCTGTCCATGGGCCAGCACTTCACGGAGGACCAGTGGCTGAACGTGCAGGGCTTCTCCCTGCTGCGGGCCTGGCTGCTGCACAGCGGCCCCGAGGACCCAGGCAGCCTGGACACAGGTGCACCCCACGAGAGGCAAAGGACAG AGGACAAGTCGGAGCTGGAGGGCTCCACCCTGTCCGTGCTGTCCGCTGCCTCCACGGCCAGCCGTCTGCTGCCCCCGCGGGAGCGGCTGAGGGAGGTGACCTTCGAGTACTGCCAGCGCCTGGTGGAGCAGAGCAACCGGC GAGCCCTGAGGAAGGGGGACTCGGACCTGCAGAAAGCT GCCGTGCTGGTGCTGGACGTGCTGTGTCGGCAGGAGCCGTCCTTCCTGTACCGCGCCCTGGCCTGCCTGAAGGCCCTGCACGCGCGTCTGGGCGCCgaccccggccccggccccgacCCCGGCAGCGAGTGCACACTGCTGCCCCTCGCCCAGTTCTTCCTGAGCCACG GTGAGGCGGCAGCCGTGGACGCAGAAGTCATCTACCAGCAGCTGCTCACCAGGCTGCCCGCCGAGCGCTTCCACAGCCCCACGCTGGCCTTTGAGGTCGTGCGGTTCTGCGTGGACAACGTCACCCTGCTCCATGCGCGCCTGCCCGGCCTCCTCAGACCCAGCTTCCCCAGTCTCTTCAAG TTCCTGGCCTGGCACAGTCCGCCCCTCACTGCCGAGTTTGTGGTGCTGCTCCCAGCTCTGGTGGACCCCGGCACGGCTGTGGAAGTGCTGCACGCGCTGCTGGACCTGCCTTGCCTGACTGCTGCCCTGGACCTGCAGCTCAG GTCCTCACAGGCCACTTCCGACAGGCCGCTCTGGGACGTCTCCCTCAGGGTCCCCAGCTGCCTGGAGGCCTTCAGGGATCCCCAGTTCCAGGGCCTTTTCCAACACCTGCTACGTACCAAGGCCAGCGGCTCTGCGGAGAG GCTGATGCCACTCCACCAGGTCCTGCAGCCCATGGCCAGCTGTGCCCGGGTGATCCAGTGCGCTGAGGCTGTGCCCACCCTGCTCCAGGCGTTCTTCTCAGCCGTGACCCAG TTTGCTGACGCGGCCCTGACGAGGCAGCTGGCGCTGGTGGTCCTGGAGAGAAGCGACTCGCTGTACCGGGTCCCGCAGTACCAGGCGCGCGTGCACAG GGCGCTGAGCTCCCAGCTACTGGTGCTGTGCAAGCTGAGGCCGTCGCTGGTGGTGGAGCTGTCCCGGGAGCTGCTGGGCTTTGTGGGGAGTGTGGGCAGCCTCCGTGGTGACGCCAGCATGCTCACCTGCGTG GTGTGGGCCATCGGCGAGCACCTGTCGCTGGCCTGTGACAAGCGCTGCACTGTGGAGCAGATCAACAAGTTCTTCGAAGCTTTAGAGGCCCTGCTGTTCGAGGTCACCCAGTCCCGTCCCTCGGCTGACCTGCCGAGGTGTCCCCCGCAGGTCATCACGGCGCTCATGACCACACTGACCAAGCTGGCCTCACGGAGCCAAGACCTGATCCCCAG GGTGTCTCTGTTCCTGTCCAAGATGAGGACACTGGCTCAGAGCCACGCCACCAGCTCTGCGCACAGCGAGGACGCAGGCGCCATCTGCACCCGGGCCACCGAGCTGCTGGCCCTGCTGAAGATGCCGAGCGTGGTCCAGTTTGTGCTCACACCCAGCACCGAGGTGTGCCACCCCCGCTACCACCGCGACACCAACACAGCCCTGCCCCTGGCCCTGCGCACAGTCAGCCGACTGGTGGAGAAGGAGGCCAGCCTGCTAGGATGA
- the Ap5z1 gene encoding AP-5 complex subunit zeta-1 isoform X1, which produces MFTAGAESLLHQARGIQDEELQRFCFRVSKLLQDDPGPAAVDALQRLFLIVSATKYPRRLEKSCVDLLQTTLCLPTCPEQLQVLCAAILREMSPSDSLSLSCDLAQNTRQLSLVASVLLAQGDRQQEVRSVAQHIFTVLESRQHEGPSPRHLLPVLSKIMGLAPGTFQEDQTNLLSKRLVDWLRYASVQQALPHSGGLFSTPRARQPGPITEVDGAVASDFFTVLSMGQHFTEDQWLNVQGFSLLRAWLLHSGPEDPGSLDTGAPHERQRTEDKSELEGSTLSVLSAASTASRLLPPRERLREVTFEYCQRLVEQSNRRALRKGDSDLQKACLVEAVLVLDVLCRQEPSFLYRALACLKALHARLGADPGPGPDPGSECTLLPLAQFFLSHGEAAAVDAEVIYQQLLTRLPAERFHSPTLAFEVVRFCVDNVTLLHARLPGLLRPSFPSLFKFLAWHSPPLTAEFVVLLPALVDPGTAVEVLHALLDLPCLTAALDLQLRSSQATSDRPLWDVSLRVPSCLEAFRDPQFQGLFQHLLRTKASGSAERLMPLHQVLQPMASCARVIQCAEAVPTLLQAFFSAVTQFADAALTRQLALVVLERSDSLYRVPQYQARVHRALSSQLLVLCKLRPSLVVELSRELLGFVGSVGSLRGDASMLTCVVWAIGEHLSLACDKRCTVEQINKFFEALEALLFEVTQSRPSADLPRCPPQVITALMTTLTKLASRSQDLIPRVSLFLSKMRTLAQSHATSSAHSEDAGAICTRATELLALLKMPSVVQFVLTPSTEVCHPRYHRDTNTALPLALRTVSRLVEKEASLLG; this is translated from the exons ATGTTCACTGCTGGCGCGGAGAGTCTGCTCCACCAGGCCAG GGGGATCCAGGATGAGGAGCTGCAGAGGTTCTGCTTCAGGGTCAGTAAGCTGCTACAGGACGACCCTGGGCCTGCTGCTGTGGATGCCCTGCAGCGGCTCTTCCTCATTGTCTCGGCCACCAAGTACCCCCGGAG GCTGGAGAAGTCATGTGTGGACCTGCTGCAGACCACCCTCTGCTTGCCCACTTGCCCGGAGCAGCTCCAGGTCCTCTGTGCCGCCATCCTGAGAGAGATGTCCCCCTCTGACAGTCTGAGCCTGTCCTGTGACCTCGCCCAGAACACCCGGCAGCTGAGCCTCGTGGCCTCTGTGCTGCTGGCCCAG GGCGACAGACAACAGGAGGTCAGAAGCGTGGCCCAGCACATCTTCACAGTCCTCGAGAGCCGGCAGCATGAGGGGCCCAGTCCCAGACACCTCCTCCCTGTGCTGTCCAAGATCATGGGCCTTGCCCCCGGCACCTTCCAGGAAG ACCAGACCAATCTGCTCAGCAAgaggctggtggactggctgcGCTACGCCAGCGTCCAGCAAGCACTCCCGCACTCAGGGGGCCTCTTCTCAACACCCCGGGCCCGGCAG CCGGGCCCGATCACGGAGGTGGACGGGGCGGTGGCCTCAGACTTCTTCACGGTGCTGTCCATGGGCCAGCACTTCACGGAGGACCAGTGGCTGAACGTGCAGGGCTTCTCCCTGCTGCGGGCCTGGCTGCTGCACAGCGGCCCCGAGGACCCAGGCAGCCTGGACACAGGTGCACCCCACGAGAGGCAAAGGACAG AGGACAAGTCGGAGCTGGAGGGCTCCACCCTGTCCGTGCTGTCCGCTGCCTCCACGGCCAGCCGTCTGCTGCCCCCGCGGGAGCGGCTGAGGGAGGTGACCTTCGAGTACTGCCAGCGCCTGGTGGAGCAGAGCAACCGGC GAGCCCTGAGGAAGGGGGACTCGGACCTGCAGAAAGCT TGCCTGGTGGAGGCCGTGCTGGTGCTGGACGTGCTGTGTCGGCAGGAGCCGTCCTTCCTGTACCGCGCCCTGGCCTGCCTGAAGGCCCTGCACGCGCGTCTGGGCGCCgaccccggccccggccccgacCCCGGCAGCGAGTGCACACTGCTGCCCCTCGCCCAGTTCTTCCTGAGCCACG GTGAGGCGGCAGCCGTGGACGCAGAAGTCATCTACCAGCAGCTGCTCACCAGGCTGCCCGCCGAGCGCTTCCACAGCCCCACGCTGGCCTTTGAGGTCGTGCGGTTCTGCGTGGACAACGTCACCCTGCTCCATGCGCGCCTGCCCGGCCTCCTCAGACCCAGCTTCCCCAGTCTCTTCAAG TTCCTGGCCTGGCACAGTCCGCCCCTCACTGCCGAGTTTGTGGTGCTGCTCCCAGCTCTGGTGGACCCCGGCACGGCTGTGGAAGTGCTGCACGCGCTGCTGGACCTGCCTTGCCTGACTGCTGCCCTGGACCTGCAGCTCAG GTCCTCACAGGCCACTTCCGACAGGCCGCTCTGGGACGTCTCCCTCAGGGTCCCCAGCTGCCTGGAGGCCTTCAGGGATCCCCAGTTCCAGGGCCTTTTCCAACACCTGCTACGTACCAAGGCCAGCGGCTCTGCGGAGAG GCTGATGCCACTCCACCAGGTCCTGCAGCCCATGGCCAGCTGTGCCCGGGTGATCCAGTGCGCTGAGGCTGTGCCCACCCTGCTCCAGGCGTTCTTCTCAGCCGTGACCCAG TTTGCTGACGCGGCCCTGACGAGGCAGCTGGCGCTGGTGGTCCTGGAGAGAAGCGACTCGCTGTACCGGGTCCCGCAGTACCAGGCGCGCGTGCACAG GGCGCTGAGCTCCCAGCTACTGGTGCTGTGCAAGCTGAGGCCGTCGCTGGTGGTGGAGCTGTCCCGGGAGCTGCTGGGCTTTGTGGGGAGTGTGGGCAGCCTCCGTGGTGACGCCAGCATGCTCACCTGCGTG GTGTGGGCCATCGGCGAGCACCTGTCGCTGGCCTGTGACAAGCGCTGCACTGTGGAGCAGATCAACAAGTTCTTCGAAGCTTTAGAGGCCCTGCTGTTCGAGGTCACCCAGTCCCGTCCCTCGGCTGACCTGCCGAGGTGTCCCCCGCAGGTCATCACGGCGCTCATGACCACACTGACCAAGCTGGCCTCACGGAGCCAAGACCTGATCCCCAG GGTGTCTCTGTTCCTGTCCAAGATGAGGACACTGGCTCAGAGCCACGCCACCAGCTCTGCGCACAGCGAGGACGCAGGCGCCATCTGCACCCGGGCCACCGAGCTGCTGGCCCTGCTGAAGATGCCGAGCGTGGTCCAGTTTGTGCTCACACCCAGCACCGAGGTGTGCCACCCCCGCTACCACCGCGACACCAACACAGCCCTGCCCCTGGCCCTGCGCACAGTCAGCCGACTGGTGGAGAAGGAGGCCAGCCTGCTAGGATGA